TTCCCCAAACAACTAGTTTAATAACTATATATTGGACGACTACATCCATCACTCGTGACGCTCAACAGTCAGAACCTAGAGATAATATTTATGAGGGTTGGGATTTCTTACCTCCCAGTAAATGGAGTCATCAAAGCAGTTCTGGTCTGGAGGCTGTCCCCAGAAGGGCAACTTCATTATAAAACCTTGAAGCAGAGAATGAATTGTTTGGTCACTCAGGTGTTGCCCTTTCGCTTAATCATACCAACCTCAGCCTTTCTGTTGATTGACACACCCTGTGCTCATGAATTCAACCGTCACGTTTATGTTCTCATTTTTTCACCTCCACCTACCTGTAATGGCACCTCCGACCAGAGCGAACCCGAGGGATGAAGCCAAGGCAGCAGCTTGCATGGCAGCATTGCTTTTGAAGAGAtcgaggaggagaggggaagacagGAGTGTAAGAACTGATATATAACTGAAGAATAGAATTACTTAAAAGCTACAacatactctgtgtgtgtgtgtgtgtgtatatatatataatcacaTGTGTATGTAATGAagtggtgagaaaaaaagggCTCTTACccatcttttttcttcaaagccACAGCCACAATGCCAGCCAACCCGCCGAGGATGCCAGGCATGCCGTGCAGATTGTGGACTCCACAGGTATCCTGGATGCCGAGGTTCGATGCCAGGATgggctgcagaggagggaaaaaaaggcctcATGTAACAACCGaagatgtgtcttttttaaaggtgatatatgcatttttaattttcaaagcCAGGCATGCACTTTCATAGAACCAAAATAAGTATGATTCTTTCTATGTACATATCACTTTATGACTGACggggacatttttgttaaagaaTCAAGTGTTTCgcaactgattattttcactatgagttttatttgttatttattgtttagtATGTCAGGGAAATGAAAATCACAgcttcccagagcccaaagtgacattttcaaatgttgttcaaccaacagttcaaaacccaaagatattcaagtGTAACACTTTAagataaccatcattaataactTCTGAAATTACAGTTAATGAAACTTTTGTAAGTAATAGTTATTTCAGTGatattaaacaacaaaatgctttatCAACCATTTGTAaagcaattgtaaaggtttataaacacaAGTTACAACTGCATGATTGCTGTccaaatgatgtttttaaattaactgaaaGAACAAGAAATAGTTGCTTGAAAATAGCTTATCAAGCATTTCATTGCTTGtaaaataactagtaactatagTTAAACTGCTCAGGCTACTGTCATAAAGagtaagaaaacagaaaatattaacattttggaagctgaaaaatgtttaaCCGCTATATTAGTAAAATTGTTGAACATTTTCTTACAACAACTGTCAAAGTGTTTACaccatacattttaaaaactgtacaCAACACTATAACTTAAATCACTATTATTGGGCTTTTGTTTTCGTTTGGAACCTATGCTTTGACTTTCAACTCACACTGAGGAGCTTGAAGCCAAGGGTAGAGATGATGCCAGCCACGAATCCAATCAGCATCGCCCCAAATGGCCCGATGCTCATGTCAGCACATGTTCCCACAGCGACACCACCAGCCAAGGTGGCATTCTGAATGTGCACCTGTAGaaatataaaagtataaaagtacGGTATATAACTGaattcgttttgttttttttaaattgttatcaGAGTTATTGTGGGTATTAAAGGAAAAGCATATCTGACCATGTCCAGTTTTCCTTTGTGCTCCACGAGGCTTGAGATGGCGTAGGCAGAGAGCACACAGGCAGCCAGGGAGAGGTAGGTGTTGATCACTGCCGTGAGCTGAAGAAGGGGCCCTTCAGCGATGGCTGAGTTAAAACTGGGCCAGAACATCCACAGGAAGACAGTTCCTTTGGGAGAGAGTGATGAAGACATTTATATCGATGGATGGttcaaatcaaattacatttataGTATTTGTATATCTTTTACAGGATTAACACTCAGAAGAGGTCACTGTTGCTTGATCACTGGGTATACGGCATTGTTATTTGTGTCCACAAGGTGGCACCAGTCATACATGTGCGAGAGGCCAGTGATGACAAAGAACGTTGTAGTTTGTCATCACCcccccaaaatgtaaaaaattctcagtttgaataaaatgatttgtcaaatgtaatcagtgttttttttttactatatgAACTTTAATACTTGACACAATCCTACTGGCTCTTACCAATCATAGCAAACAGATCGGAGTGATAAACAGATCCGTCATTCTCATGTCCGTTTCTCAAACCTGGCCTGTAAAGTACTCGAGCAACTGCCAGGCCAAAGTAGGCTCCAAAAGCATGGATGATCATAGATGCTCCAACATCATTTGCCTGTTAAAAAAAGgtgatgcagaaaaaacaaacaagccaaaccaccatttttaaaaaaagcagttcACAGAAGGTCCTTGTCATAATGCTGGAATTAAACAAATTAGTTTATccacacatgcatgtgtcaTTGTGCATTTACTTTGAAGATCTCGACCACCAGATGTTCATTAATGGAGAAGATGGTGATCTCCAATATGGTCATGATGAGGAGCTGCACAGGGCTGGTTTTGCCCAGAACAGCCCCGAAAGAGATCAGGACTGTGGCTGTGCTGAAGTCTGCGTTAATCATCCTGAAAGGAGAgggaacaaaacagaaattacagGATAaggagaagaggtggaggtCAAAAAGTAGCATAGGTCAGCCGTCATTTCTCAGAGCTACTCAGCAGCAGCCAACAGGGCAGGTCACAGCTCTCGTATTGAGCAGCTACAAAGTTGGTGATTTATATGTGCATAAGTCATGTTAGTCAGTCAGTTACTGAAAAGCTGCATGTGCAGAAAAGACAATCATACTTGAAGATGTTCATTTTGATCTTGCCATTATCCAGGTGCCAGATGCCCTGCATGAGGAGGCCCCACTGCAGGCCGAAGGCGGCCAGGAGTAAGTTGATGCCCACGCTGCTGAAGCCGTATCTCTTCAGGAAGGTCATCAGGAACCCGAAGCCAATGAAGATCATGACGTGGACATCCTGAAACactggaggaaagaggagggaggtcaGTTCTGCTGCTGGTTCGACAACAGGGCCCTGCTTTGTTGTAAGAGACCCGCTTTAGCCTCAGCTAAATGTGGACAAGAAATTGAATCAGACGAAACACTTTTGTCATGCCCTGCCGTCCATAAGACATTACCAATTTGCAACGTCTTTGCTGTTCACAGTGGTATTCTTTTGACTTTGTagtttaaatgatttatcaaGCAGTTACTGGACTTCACAGCAGTCATTTCCTTCCACAGGGGCTGTATTGTCAGCCATGACCTGTTCGCTGGGAAAGCAATTAAATCACACTGCGTTTGGGATCCTGCAAAATGTTCCCACTGTTCCTGTAGAGTTTGTGACCTTGTGCTGTTTCTATTAAGTGCATATGATCTTAATAAGTTTAAACTTGTGTAGTTTCAAGAGCATGAGACGTTTAGCACACCCTTATCTATTAGTCTCACTTGATAGTCGGAAAAACAAATCAGGGTTTAGAAGTCCCCTGACACTGTCCTTACATGGCGTTTTCACTCTGTCCTGAGCAGTAAGGATGCACAACCAAAAAATTAGTGGAGATATGCCACAAATCGGGAATAAGGCAAGGTAATTTTGGGGGGATTTATGTAAAACCGggtgcccccccccacccccccaagaAAGGACATCGTGACAGGAAATGGAACTCCTGTTTTCCAAAGGCCTTTGAGCTTGATATGCCCTGCATGTGGAAAACACATTGAGGTGAAGGTGTGTGCGGGTTGAGAAACAATGTGCTTCATTATCTCATCCTGTAATAAGCATGAACACAGCCATTACTGTCTGGACAGGACACAGTTGGGTCTTTAAAAGGGCTGGGTGCTGCTGCACGAGAGTGACATGAAAgacataaaaatgtcacatctgtgCCTTAATACGAATCTGCCACTCACAGATGGTTAGgtttgcttagcttagcacaaagcaTGGGAATGTTAGGGAAACAGCTAGTCTAGCTCTGTCTGAaggtaagaaaataaaaacacaaattaagaCATTATATCTCATTTGATTTATTCCTGAAGTCTTGTAGTCACCATGAGGTTGCCAGGCAGCCAGTGCCGTCACCCAGCCAGGTAACCCCCttaaaaccaaaatcaaaattcCATTTTTGTACAGATTGAACAAACTTTAGACTTTGATAAACCTTATTGTTTCATGCAGAAAAAGCCAGGCTAGTTGTTTCTACCTGTTTCCAGGTGCTGAGTTATGCTAGCCAGCTTCTGGCTGTAGGTTTGGATTTACCgtacaaacaagaaaatggtATTGATTTTCTTGTCTAATTTTCGGAAAGGAAGCGACTTTTCACAAAACTGTTCCTTCTAGATCGGCCAGTAATGAATAAGTTGTCCAATGTGTGCCAATATGACAACTTGAATAGAACtgaacataatgcagaaaaaagatgTGCAGgctaatttacatttattacacTGAAGGTGAGaggtttactgtttcagtgcactgatgtcatttataACAGTAAGgtttattattttcacatatCATTGTTTTTGATAACCACACATATTTATGACAACGAATATCAACGATATCCGATTTTGGAAAATTGTATTCCCTTTTATCACTATTTGTATCAGCCCCCAAAATCCAGTATCGTTCAGGCTCTGATTCTGTCAAGTAACATGACAGATTCAGTTTAAAAGACGCTTTTATCAATTACACATTTTTGGCTTTGAGCTATGAAAGACAATAAGCTACCATACACTGTACACATTACGACTTCCACTTGTCCTGACTCCACTTCATTGTCAGACAATTGATATGACATATCTACAGCAAATATCAggaaaacaagcacacatgctacatttctatgtatCAAACATGGAATATgtcaatatttgtatttttctacttCAGGCTATGTTTACAGCACAGAACAAAATGCAGCAGCTTTTGAATGTCAGACTGATGAGGGCGATTGAAGTCACCCACACCTATTTTCACaaacaatatttacatattgaCATCATATATGTCagcaatttttgttttttacatgtcCTATGCTAAAAAGTGAGACTTGGAAACACCTGCATCTTCATTGAGATTTTGTAGGCATTGATCATTTTGTAATCAGCCAAAAACTGAGCTCGCAGCTCTGCTCAGTCAAAGTGGTTGCCTGGCTGCTCAATAACCAAAATATCCTTTAAGTGTGAAGATTAGTGTCTCAAATTGTCTTTCAGTACTCTAATACCAAGAATTAGTTTTTACTTCACTCATTATTATAGTCACACACAATTTGTAAGGCCAGATGTCGTGGCTGTATTGAAGTCTGTATTTAACAAGACAAAATTGTGAAATTTGTGTTGATGGTGAGCTTGAAAAACCCTCATGTGTCCTTGTTTCACGCTGCATAACACGCACTCAGCCTTTTCAGCACGGAGAACTGATATCAGCAGAAGCGAGTCGGGGTGTAGTTATCTGATGTGGAGCTGTTTTTGAAGAAACCCCATTTGACCTTCATCTTGCACTCCGACCTCCCTCCCATTCACAGCTGGGTGATTCAGACTTGCTCTTTTTGTAGTAGAGGATTCAAGTGAACAGTAGATTGAGGATGGGGAGTAGGTAAAGCTGGAAAGCAGCCACAGGGACTGGCACCACGCCCAGATGTTAGGTAATCTGCAGACGAATTGAGCGAGCCAGGACAAGGGAGGGAATCCCCTAAGGACCTGCTGTAGTCCAGAAGTGATGCAACCGATTCATAAAGATGAATtatcttagttttttttttttaatgtccttgcctttgatgttttcattctaCAAATGATTTCCTCCTCAAGATGAAATTACTTTCAGAGAGTCTTGATTAGAAAAGTACGCAGTGTTTCGTCATACCATGCAACCACaattgtttctgtcatttactttatttcaaaatTGAACTGCTCCatgatgatgaagctgtgaTAGCTTTTACTCGCTGCAGTCCATTTCTCTGCTTGTTTGTCTTGCTTTGAACCTATAATTAGATACGTCTGGTATGGGTTGTATAGCGGTTCCTCTCAATTACAACCCCAAGTCTTATGCAATCGCTTTTTAAGTTGGTCACAGCTATAACCCTTTCTGCATAATTAAAATACTTTACTGAGCCTGTTGTGCTTAAATCAAGCTTGATCTACATTTTGAGAAGCATCTGCTGGCATTTCCCCTTACATCTTTTGATAGCAACTTTTGATTGTTGGCATGTGCAGATAAATCTCTTTTCTTGTGGGAAAAACAGTAGATGCCATAATTATTCAGAGACTAatatttttaatgtcttaattgcatataataaaaaatgtatattcccACAGTTTTCTAACAGTTTTTAATTGCAAAAACATCCCGTCTGAAGTGTAAAATATGCTTGGCCTTAATGGTGACCATTGAGCTAATCTCTGTGAAAACAGAGTTTCATAATTGCAGCTGCCTTCATGCAAATAAGTTGACCAGATGCAAAGAAACCCCTCAACTGTGCTGTagttgaaataaaaactgtttgaaaGCAACACCAACTGCTGCATAAGCTTGAAAGAGTGTTTCTGTTGCTCCATCTTCCGtcatctgtctttgttgttctgttatttatgtgtttttttagacCTTATTATAAATCACATGTGACCTCCACTGCATGGGACCTGACACTTTTCCCTGCAGGATCCTCTTGACTCCTCAGCTGCATGTGCATGAATAGACTTTGTGACGGACGAGAATGCGACCCCATGACTCCTCTTATTGCATTCAGCAGACCTGCTCTGTAAACAGCCTTCAGATTCTTCTATTTCTTTTTGCAGGAAATTACAGATGTCACATTATTCCAATGAAGGGGCGGTTATTTTTAGTTTACAAAAATTTCAAAGTTAGAGACTTAAAAACCAAACCTTTAAATTGTGGAAGATTTGTAGATTTAATCCAGATAGGAGCCTAATTTCAGCATTTTGCACTTCTAGCCTATTCCGCCCTATCTGTCTGGATATTTAACCAGAGTTAATTTTCACCAATTAACAACATTAACCCCAAAGCTGCATCAGAAGCAGTGTGTTAGAAGCGTGAGATAAAAACTTGTTGACCCATCATTTGTTACCCTTTTCAAAAGCAGCCAAACATCACATCCAGTAGAAGAGCATCCCTCAGGTAGACTTACTGGGGTAGAGTTTCATGGGTGGCTCTTCGCTGTGAGTGTGATTGCTATGGTCTTGGTGCCCGTGACCTTTCCCGTCATCATAGTCCACAAAGACAGCAAACAGGATGATGGTGATAATCTCCAAAACCAAGGCCACGATTGGGAACTTCATCCTCATGTTGGTGGCGTATGCTGGCATCCTGAGACCAACTCTAGTTATCTCTCACAGTCTGACCcacacgaacacacaaacacactcactaactctgcctgtctgtccctCCCTATCTGTCTTTTTAGGGGTTGTGCTGTGTGAAGGGAGGGAAGAAAGTGGTGTCTGGTTTTAAACTGATGCAGGTTTCATGGTGACCAATGACAGTGCAGAAGACTGGGGCCCTGGGTGGTGAACACCCACCTCATGCACGTTGCTCGCGGGGATGAGTTTCCTCTTCGGATGTTGGAGGggacaaagcaaaacacaccCGTAATGACATGGGGGAAAAATACTTAATGATTGCTCCCTCCCACTCATTTTTCATTGTCAAAGTTATGTTCGTTGACTTAAATGTTCAGACAATAAagcttgaaaaataaatgtccatGAAGAGAGTTACAATAACTGTAGCCTTCTTGAGAAAATATACAGTAGCTTTCATACAGTTATTCTTGTTATTGAGTGTCCTCTTTTATTCGCTCCACTGAACATTGTTCCTCTTTCTGAGTGCAGATGACCTTACACAGTTCCCTTGATACTAAATGAtttctatgattttttttttaactgatgcACCTGTAGTGAAAGTAGTAAATAATACCAAAGTACATGTTCAAGTTTTCGTTTTCTGAGTATtggcaaaaacaacagaagtattatcagcaaaatgccattcaagtatcaaaactaaaaatactttgttatggtgaaacagacagtgtgaagGAGTAGCAAAAGTGCATTTAGATACATAACTAATAGTAGCTAATTTACAGATCAGATCATGGTGACAAAGTTTTTCCCATTAATGAACTTGTCACAACAATGCCTGTAACGTTTTGTGACATTGTGTGGGGTTGCCCTGCCTTCGCACTACCGAAATCTGTCCATGGGCAGATGGACAGATAAGTCAAAAATATTAACAGCGACATGGGAAAAACTGATTTGATCTGTGATCTGAGACATAAAATGAATAGTGGCCAGGGCTACTTCCCACCTGCCTAGTTCCTGGGCCCTCGCTTTGACATGCTCACTTGGCCTTCTGCAAAAAAACTTCcacatacataaaaacaactGGAAAGTACTCAGACCGCCTCTGTGGTAGTTGCTGCGACAACAGGTGGCTCCGGGACCATATTTTGCCTTGATGACAAACACGCAGTCTcgcaacatgaaaacattttagccgaatgttaaaaataaaaatcgcCCCACGTTGTCATTCCACGCATGGCTCTCCCATGACCCCTACAGTCAGTGTATGTAACTGTGATCAGGTTACTTCAAAGTTCAAGTCCTTTACCATTGGTTGTTACATACAGTGCGTGCTTGGGCTTCCTTTCCCACTATCCAAGCTGACTCCCCTGATTGACCTTCAGGTTCTGATCCTGTATGTAGCTCCCACAGTTAGTGTAGTGGCAATCTGAGGCCTCTCGCCAAATTACCTCAGGCCAGAGGTCCTTCATTATGTGCCAAGAGCTGTATGAATGAGCAGAGGAGTTAATCACTGCCAGCAACACCATCTCTGTTTGTCTTGGAGCTGAGCGCAGTGAGAGTTTTCCCAGGCCAGTCGGGAAATTACTACCAAATGTTGACAGATATCAAAAagtttgctgcactgctgagAGCTAATCTGCTGATGCTGACTCATTATTCAGTCATCATGCACTAAAGAATTTTGCTCCAGTATTTCACAGacagttgagttttttttttcatggggtGGAgctatgttttcttttcacagacAAGTGAGCAGACTGGCAAACTTGAACAGCACAAGAGGATTTGTGGTTCAATTGCCACAGTCATTCATTCGTGACGGTCATAGATACTCCCTAATGTGTTATTGTCTCTCAGTCTATTAATTACACAACACACTGTGGCTGTTTGACTCCTCCCATCCAACAACAAATATTCGTTTTGCTCCCAGAGTAGCTCTAACCctgagaaatgtttgtgtaacagtgtatgtatgtgtaacTCCGGTCCTGCAATTATTGAAGCCATTATCACGTCCATAGTTTTCCAGAGGATCAGCTTCTCACCGCCCTGCTGTAGTCTGTCAGCATTTTGACAATGAGCATGGGAACAGTTTGTGTAGTCAAGACTGTTCAATAACAGTAAATGCTCCGAGTCTCACATTTCACAGCGTGGTATCCCAGGGGTGCCAGTGCTCTTAGGTTGTTGTTTCTATCAACATTTCCTCTCTATCCTTGAATACGCACGATTCACAGGTCAAGAGACTGATGGTGTCAACATGCTATAGTCTTGTCATTGTCACTATAAGCAGGATTTCCTGCAGAGATTGAAAAGACATATTTTAGAAAAATACGTTTactggaaaagaaatgaaaagagatgAAAGATAAGACTAACTTGTGCATTAGATAACGTGAAAGGCAGGAGACAATAAGtctagcttagcataaagactgaaagcaAATGGTAACTGGTAGTGTGGCTCAGTCTAAGTCAAATCACTAAATTACACATTGcccttttatttactttgtacacagacacaaagaagtATGTCTGCCAACAACATGGTACCTGACAGCAGGATAAGAAATTAGCTCCATACATGATGTTTTAGTTTCTAAGGTAGTTGATTGTTGAAGCTCATTTCCAGGTTGTCAACTGACACCTTGTGTTTGTGGCCAAAGCATCTGTATTTGAGTATTTTATTGAGTATTACAacctgggaatgaaactcaacagtCAACTGTCTTTCTTCAAACTAGCTTTTTGCACCGGTCAGTTAGCTACATAGTTGATGCTGTGAAAAGTTTAGGCagcaaaactacttggttaggttaaggaaaagCTTGTAATTGTGATTGAATTATGTATGTTAATTACATGATTATGTAGGTTCTGTGCCTAAGTATAATCTAGAAGTACCAGGAAGCAAAGCAAGAGTTTGGATAGTTGGGTGGATCACTCGTAGTAATGTGACCGAGGTTCGAGCAAAGCTATTTAACTTGTGCTGTGTAACTGACAACTAGTTAGCTTGGACAGAATtacagctagcatgctagctagcttgGAAAACCTCTTCTTAATTACTCCTTAATGAATATAATGGCATACATGtatgagagaaaaacactggaaatgtactttttatgtatatttttttgcaACAGGAAATTTAAGTCACAATAGGTAGGCTATTGTGATTGACATGCACTGGCATATTCTTTTGCTTTCTATCATGTAAGTTTAGCTACAGCAAGCTGCCGATATCAGGAAACTAATATAAAACCATGCAAATTAAAACGCTtactttgtttgatttcatttgtttcttacTGTCTGTGCTGTGCACACAAGAAAATAGTTATCGTTTTGGCAACTGAAGATCCAAAAGGGAGTTCATTGAGCCCGTGATGTATTACATCAAATTCTGGCTCCATTTCTATTTTGTGATCTCTGTCAGTCTCAGAGGGAatcatttcacagttttgtaTAACAAACCCTGTTATTGAcgctgaaaaataaatgtgttggcTTGTTTAGTTTCACAGAATCTGAAAAAGATTCAACCTTAAAACAACAATGCAGAGAGTAAACAGCAAAGCTAAACAGCTAATTTCTTTATCAGATCAAATCCCGTTTAATCTAGCCTCCCTGTGAACTCCACATTCCAGGAAAACCATTAAGTGATTTATCTCTGCTCACTCACAAACCCACCGTAAAGCTCAGATCTGTGGAAAATAAACAAGCCATCAGGCCTAAATGCGCTCCGTCCTTTGTGTCTGGCCCCCACGTGCCATTACGCAACATACATGACTACACAGGCTGCTCTGATGTTCTGACTGGCTGCACATTTGATCCTCCGTTCACTTGGTCCATCTGTTACGGACATGAGTCTCGCTGTAATGGCAAGACGACTCTGTGACTGTAGGGGATCAAAGAGCGAAGGCATTGGATGATGGACGACTACTCTATTTCGCTTTAGTTTCTGCGTCAGGACATTCCTGGACAGGCCTTAGTCTATCATATGTCGAGGTCAAATTGAGGTTTGGAGATTCATTGCCTCATATTTGCTTCTAGTTATTGCTTTTTGACAAAGCTCCCGACGAAAACCTTTACTTTTATCTGAGCAGTAAAAGGAGATTTGCAGAAAAAAGTCTGTTTAATGTATTCATTGAGAATTTGTTCAATGGatagaacattttaaagctgttattcaTTTAAAGTCATTCTTCTAAGTACACTCACTTGGTGTTTTAACCCTTGTCTTGTGTGGGGGGCACTACCGTGCGGCTGATCTGTTTGTATGGACATTCCTTCGGTGGTttgtccagctcctcctcattCAAAGGTCAACTCCACATGCTTCGTTTTTTGGGTGCCCCAATGTATTGCCCTCTTATCGCTCATAATGAGGACCAGTGTATCCTTAATAGGATTCCTCTCCACACACTGCATGATACAGACCTCTGCACTTGTGTGAAGCCACGCACACACCCCTTGTTGGATACTCAGGGGATCAGCACCACATTCCTCAGTTTGGAGGATTCCTCCATGAGGAGATATGTTTGTGGCTGATTGGAAACAGGCCAGTCGGTGTGACAGACAAAACCCAGGTCCCTTCTCCTCGTTAATCAGAACTGTAAAGCTTGTTGGGTGGAGTAACTAAGtaacatcacacacagcctTCTTCATAAATGTGCGTGAGCTCCGCAGAGCTTTGCATGAGCAGTATCTTCAATAATCCTGCTTGATTTATGACTCCTGATAAATAAAGGGAGGAGAGCTCCTCCAGAGAGTGTTGACCTCGCCTCAAAGTGAGGATTGTTTGAAGCCTTCAGTGAAGCCAGTGCATCCACTGGGAAATTTTAGGATGTagtgctgtttctgttttcaatCTGTTTTAGATTCAGAGCGAGGCTGCGAGGTAGCTCTGCCTGTAGAGCTCACAATGCCCAAAGCTAGAAGTTAAAAAAACCTCAAGTTATTAGTGTAATTCATAGGGTTGATTTCTCTTTTCTATACAACCCCTTTGCTCTGTGACATAGTTAAAAATACTGTTTGCACAtcaccacagaggtcagggccAGTTTGGATCACAGAGCAGATAAAGGGTTCAGTTTTtcacccaaggacactttgacaggTGCAGACATGTCCACACTATAGATATGGCAGTTATGAAACAGGCCGTGTCCCAACTGTCATGAGTCACAGTCTCACCAGTGTCTGATAGAGAGTACAGTAGATACTGTTACTACTCTTACTACTACTGATACCACTCTGTAGGTATTTGACGAGGAATCTTCTCAAAAATGAATACACATGTTGGCATTGGTCATGGCTGGGATCGTATTCACATGTGCAATGCATACTTCACATTTCCAGCTGCAGAATTATAGTTGACTTTGAACCAGCAGGTGTTTTACCGAAGGGGCGTTGAAACTCTTGTGGAGGCAAACGTAAGAGTTAATATTCCTTGAAACTCGTGCTGCTTATTTCCTATTCAAAGGTCGCCCTGCTTTGATTCcagtcaactttttttttcccactctgaACGTCGTGATTGTTATGTGCAACTGCGGCCTGGTTTAATGTGACAGCAGGAGCAGGGGTCAGTCAGCTCGGATCTAAGTAGCAGTCCACTTCAGGTGCACAGTGGGTGACTGTTGTTGAAGCTAAAGATGAGAAGCATGGCGGTGAGGAGAAAGGATACTTCAGGGGAGATCCGGAAAACGCAGACTGCGGAGAATGTAAGAGTTGAGTGTGCAGTG
This region of Acanthopagrus latus isolate v.2019 chromosome 22, fAcaLat1.1, whole genome shotgun sequence genomic DNA includes:
- the rhag gene encoding ammonium transporter Rh type A; the encoded protein is MPAYATNMRMKFPIVALVLEIITIILFAVFVDYDDGKGHGHQDHSNHTHSEEPPMKLYPMFQDVHVMIFIGFGFLMTFLKRYGFSSVGINLLLAAFGLQWGLLMQGIWHLDNGKIKMNIFKMINADFSTATVLISFGAVLGKTSPVQLLIMTILEITIFSINEHLVVEIFKANDVGASMIIHAFGAYFGLAVARVLYRPGLRNGHENDGSVYHSDLFAMIGTVFLWMFWPSFNSAIAEGPLLQLTAVINTYLSLAACVLSAYAISSLVEHKGKLDMVHIQNATLAGGVAVGTCADMSIGPFGAMLIGFVAGIISTLGFKLLSPILASNLGIQDTCGVHNLHGMPGILGGLAGIVAVALKKKDGNAAMQAAALASSLGFALVGGAITGFIMKLPFWGQPPDQNCFDDSIYWEVPEEEEENEESLAHADHSKNKAEV